In a single window of the Hippocampus zosterae strain Florida chromosome 6, ASM2543408v3, whole genome shotgun sequence genome:
- the pptc7a gene encoding protein phosphatase PTC7 homolog — MLSVLSYGRLVARAVIGGLSQTDGRDYSLVTASCGFGKDFRKGILKKGMCYGDDACFIARHKSADVLGVADGVGGWRDYGVDPSQFSSTLMKTCERLVKEGRFVPSHPVGVLTTSYFELLQNKVPLLGSSTACIVVLDRQSHRLHTANLGDSGFLVVRGGEVVHRSDEQQHYFNTPFQLSIAPPEAEGAVLSDSPDAADSSSFDVQLGDIILTATDGLFDNMPDYMILQELKKLESANYESIQQTARSIAEQAHDLAYDPNYMSPFAQFACDNGLNVRGGKPDDITVLLSIVAEYAD, encoded by the exons ATGTTGTCCGTGCTGTCGTACGGGAGACTGGTTGCCAGAGCTGTCATCGGCGGACTCTCGCAGACGGACGGCCGCGACTACAGCCTGGTGACTGCGAGCTGCGGCTTTGGCAAGGATTTCCGTAAAGGCATCCTCAAGAAAGGAATGTGCTATGGGGACGACGCGTGCTTCATCGCCCGACACAAATCTGCCGATGTTTTGG GAGTGGCAGATGGAGTGGGAGGCTGGCGAGACTATGGTGTGGACCCGTCGCAATTTTCCAGCACTCTGATGAAGACGTGCGAGCGCTTGGTGAAGGAGGGACGCTTTGTTCCCAGCCACCCCGTCGGAGTCCTCACCACCAGCTATTTTGAACTGCTGCAGAACAAAGTGCCGCTGCTCG gtAGTAGCACAGCCTGCATCGTGGTGTTGGACCGCCAGAGTCACCGGCTGCACACGGCCAACTTGGGGGACTCGGGCTTCCTGGTGGTTCGCGGGGGGGAGGTCGTCCACCGCTCCGATGAGCAACAACATTACTTCAACACGCCCTTCCAACTGTCCATCGCTCCTCCCGAGGCCGAGGGGGCCGTCCTCAGTGACAG CCCGGACGCAGCCGACAGCTCTTCCTTTGACgtccagctgggtgacatcatCCTCACTGCCACCGATGGCCTGTTTGACAACATGCCTGACTACATGATCCTGCAGGAGCTGAAGAAACTCGAG AGCGCCAACTATGAGAGCATTCAGCAGACTGCCCGCAGTATTGCGGAGCAGGCCCACGACCTGGCCTACGACCCCAATTACATGTCACCTTTTGCACAGTTTGCCTGTGACAACGGACTCAACGTTCGAG GAGGGAAGccagatgacatcacagtgctgtTGTCCATAGTGGCAGAATACGCTGACTAG
- the rad9b gene encoding cell cycle checkpoint control protein RAD9B has product MNCTLEGNCIKAFGKAIHALSRIGHGLWLDPTVKGLALRSVNSSQSAYICFSFSPMFFYNYSLASAQASESIKCKLQIKSLLPLFRCLTSIERNVERCQISFSPHKDTVKIQFVCRHGITKTHNIYYQESGALQAVFDSHLCSNVLKGPARLLASMVMHFQRSQEEVTLSITPSRVSLRNYHDGRNDHMKLTYTEMALHPDEFDYFLSGEDSAITFCLKELRAFLSFAEMQCLAVSVQFDAAGKPVCFSVEDTVLEATLVLATLIDSGGPSQPTNTPDPNSPRRTDAAARDQRLSHCAGMKMVASSQGSPTIPSTPLLELHNRKLLRLGNPCVTASPASSAVCSLLFRGLSSEQDDECVTVLACDSDMEEDKYSAGSPEY; this is encoded by the exons ATGAACTGCACTCTTGAAGGAAACTGTATAAAAg CTTTTGGAAAGGCCATTCATGCCCTTTCACGAATTGGACATGGGCTGTGGTTGGATCCCACGGTCAAAGGG CTGGCTCTGAGATCAGTGAATTCATCCCAGTCTGCATATATCTGCTTCTCCTTTTCACCAATGTTCTTCTACAACTACAGCCTGGCATCAGCGCAGGCCAGTGAATCCATTAAATGCAAGCTGCAAATCAAG TCTCTGTTACCACTTTTCCGATGCTTGACTTCAATTGAGCGTAATGTAGAGCGATGTCAGATATCATTCAGCCCCCACAAAGACACAGTAAAGATCCAGTTTGTCTGTCGGCACG GAATCACAAAAACCCACAACATATATTACCAGGAGAGTGGAGCTCTACAGGCTGTGTTTGATTCTCATCTTTGTTCCAATGTGCTGAAGGGTCCTGCTAG GCTTCTTGCGAGTATGGTGATGCATTTCCAAAGATCTCAGGAGGAAGTCACCCTCTCCATAACTCCTAGCCGAGTCAGTCTGAGGAATTACCATGATGGAAGAAATG ATCACATGAAGTTGACGTACACCGAGATGGCCTTACACCCTGACGAGTTTGACTATTTTCTATCCGGAGAAGACTCGGCCATAACCTTCTGTCTGAAGGAGCTGAGG gcttttctctcttttgcggAAATGCAATGCCTAGCTGTTTCAGTCCAATTTGATGCTGCAGGAAA GCCTGTGTGCTTTTCTGTGGAGGACACGGTCCTGGAGGCCACTTTGGTGCTGGCTACCTTGATTGACAGCGGAGGCCCCTCCCAACCAACAAATACCCCAGACCCAAATTCACCGAG GCGTACAGATGCTGCAGCCAGAGATCAACGCCTCAGTCATTGTGCTGGCATGAAAATGGTTGCATCCAGCCAGGGCAGCCCCACCATTCCGTCAACCCCTCTGCTAGAGCTTCATAACCGCAAGCTTCTTCGACTTGGCAACCCCTGTGTGACTGCGAGTCCCGCTTCCTCCGCG GTCTGCTCCCTCCTGTTCCGGGGATTGTCATCAGAGCAGGATGATGAGTGTGTGACTGTTTTGGCTTGCGACAGTGACATGGAGGAAGACAAATACTCGGCAGGAAGCCCCGAGTActaa